From Choloepus didactylus isolate mChoDid1 chromosome 19, mChoDid1.pri, whole genome shotgun sequence, one genomic window encodes:
- the RALY gene encoding RNA-binding protein Raly isoform X2 has translation MSLKIQTSNVTNKNDPKSINSRVFIGNLNTAVVKKSDVETIFSKYGRVAGCSVHKGYAFVQYANERHARAAVLGENGRVLAGQTLDINMAGEPKPNRPKGLKRAASAIYRLFDYRGRLSPVPVPRAVPVKRPRVTVPLVRRVKTTIPVKLFARSTAVTTGSAKIKLKSSELQTIKTELTQIKSNIDALLGRLEQIAEEQKANPDGKKKSDSGGGSGSSGTNSRPPAPQEDTASEAGTPQGETQARDDGDEEGLLTHSEEELEHSQDTDAEDGALQ, from the exons ATGTCCTTGAAGATCCAGACAAGCAACGTAACCAACAAGAATGATCCCAAGTCCATCAACTCTCGGGTCTTCATCGGAAACCTCAACACAGCTGTGGTGAAGAAGTCAGACGTGGAGACCATCTTTTCCAAGTATGGCCGCGTGGCCGGCTGCTCTGTGCACAAGGGCTATGCCTTTGTCCAGTATGCCAATGAGCGCCATGCCCGGGCAGCTGTGTTGGGAGAGAATGGGCGGGTGCTGGCCGGGCAGACCCTGG ACATCAATATGGCTGGAGAGCCCAAGCCCAACAGACCCAAGGGACTAAAGAGAGCAGCCTCTGCCATATACAG GCTCTTCGACTATCGGGGTCGCCTGTCGCCAGTGCCAGTGCCCAGGGCAGTCCCTGTGAAGCGACCTCGGGTCACAGTCCCATTGGTCCGGCGTGTCAAAACTACCATACCTGTGAAGCTCTTTGCCCGCTCCACAGCCGTCACTACTGGCTCAGCCAAGATCAAGT TAAAGAGCAGTGAACTGCAGACCATCAAgacagagctgacacagatcaaGTCCAACATCGACGCCCTGCTGGGCCGTTTGGAACAGATTGCTGAGGAGCAAAAGGCCAACCCAG ATGGCAAGAAGAAGAGTGACAGCGGTGGTGGCAGTGGCAGTAGTGGCACCAACAGTCGGCCACCGGCCCCCCAAGAGGACACGGCTTCCGAGGCAGGCACTCCCCAGGGAGAAACACAGGCTCGAGATGATGGTGATGAGGAGGGGCTGCTGACACATAGTGAGGAAGAACTG GAGCACAGCCAGGACACAGATGCGGAGGATGGGGCCTTGCAGTAA
- the RALY gene encoding RNA-binding protein Raly isoform X1, with protein sequence MSLKIQTSNVTNKNDPKSINSRVFIGNLNTAVVKKSDVETIFSKYGRVAGCSVHKGYAFVQYANERHARAAVLGENGRVLAGQTLDINMAGEPKPNRPKGLKRAASAIYSGYSFDYDYYRDAFYNRLFDYRGRLSPVPVPRAVPVKRPRVTVPLVRRVKTTIPVKLFARSTAVTTGSAKIKLKSSELQTIKTELTQIKSNIDALLGRLEQIAEEQKANPDGKKKSDSGGGSGSSGTNSRPPAPQEDTASEAGTPQGETQARDDGDEEGLLTHSEEELEHSQDTDAEDGALQ encoded by the exons ATGTCCTTGAAGATCCAGACAAGCAACGTAACCAACAAGAATGATCCCAAGTCCATCAACTCTCGGGTCTTCATCGGAAACCTCAACACAGCTGTGGTGAAGAAGTCAGACGTGGAGACCATCTTTTCCAAGTATGGCCGCGTGGCCGGCTGCTCTGTGCACAAGGGCTATGCCTTTGTCCAGTATGCCAATGAGCGCCATGCCCGGGCAGCTGTGTTGGGAGAGAATGGGCGGGTGCTGGCCGGGCAGACCCTGG ACATCAATATGGCTGGAGAGCCCAAGCCCAACAGACCCAAGGGACTAAAGAGAGCAGCCTCTGCCATATACAG TGGCTACAGCTTTGACTATGATTACTACCGGGACGCCTTCTACAACAG GCTCTTCGACTATCGGGGTCGCCTGTCGCCAGTGCCAGTGCCCAGGGCAGTCCCTGTGAAGCGACCTCGGGTCACAGTCCCATTGGTCCGGCGTGTCAAAACTACCATACCTGTGAAGCTCTTTGCCCGCTCCACAGCCGTCACTACTGGCTCAGCCAAGATCAAGT TAAAGAGCAGTGAACTGCAGACCATCAAgacagagctgacacagatcaaGTCCAACATCGACGCCCTGCTGGGCCGTTTGGAACAGATTGCTGAGGAGCAAAAGGCCAACCCAG ATGGCAAGAAGAAGAGTGACAGCGGTGGTGGCAGTGGCAGTAGTGGCACCAACAGTCGGCCACCGGCCCCCCAAGAGGACACGGCTTCCGAGGCAGGCACTCCCCAGGGAGAAACACAGGCTCGAGATGATGGTGATGAGGAGGGGCTGCTGACACATAGTGAGGAAGAACTG GAGCACAGCCAGGACACAGATGCGGAGGATGGGGCCTTGCAGTAA